CTGATCTTTGTGTtggctgctgcccagcctgctTCAATGTCACATCATCTGTGCCGTTGGCAGTGGGAAAGCTTTTACGTAAGGGAACATAAATCAGTTTCAAAAGTGCTTTAACCATCATAAATGTCTTTATGGGTTGCATTTAATCTAAACAAGATCCCAAATGCCTATGCCAATTACAtgggttgtttttcttaaatattgcAAGTTATAATGTTCTCTTTCCTTTACACTTTATGACTTCATACCAGTATGGGGGGTCATTTTTTGTTAAACCTAGCTCGTGTCTGTCATTTCTTGCCTTTCACAGTTTTATGTGAGATTGAGAAGTAACTCCCCTTACATCAGCAGAGTCATGTTGGCAGTGATACCTATGGTGTCCCCAAGCCTGAAAAGCTGCCTGAGGTCAGGAAATCTGGAGTTAAAGCCAACTTACTTCCATtgctttaaatgcatttaaacaaGTGGTACTGGGTGCCTGGAGGTCTGTAGCTAATCCACTTCTACATTCCTAATCTCCTATCCCAAGGTGAGTATTTGCAGATTGAGGTAGGAGAGTGGGTAACCCTCAGCCTTCATTtaggcagggagaaggggctgGTGAAGCTGAGTGTCAGGCAGGGGACATCAGAGAAGTGGGCCAAGGCTACAGATCAAAAAGTGACCTCGATAAAGCAGTCTGCTCATGATAATGCAAGCGGATAATAATTCTGACTGCAAGGCAAACCCTTTTGCTTTATGGGGATGAAAAGAAATTTCCAGGTTATTCTGTGAGTAAGATCAGGCAAACAACTTgatttttgcagaaatttgCCATTTGCGCAGTAAGATAGCTGAGGAGCCGTACCTTCAAAGGTGGGACCATAAATTGACTCTCCTCCGTCTCCCTTTCCAGTTATGATGTCTGCAGGATAGATAAAAGTGACCATCAGGGACCAATTTTATCACAGGAGTTATTGGGGATTGTCAGCGAGCAGCTCAGCCAAGGTCAGAGGTGTGGATTGTGCATCAGCTGGGGGGAACAACTGCATCCATCTTTCTGTTTTACTACTGAAATTTTATCAGACCTTTGGGAAGAGCTCTGCTTCTGTCCCAACAGACAGCCTCTCTGTGGAGAACTATTTCACATGGCGTATTTAATTGTTGCCCCTCCAAGAAGGTCCAGCATCTCCGCAGGGAGAGCTCctgtggtggcagcagccagccgAGGAAGGGCCGCCCTGGGAAAGGATGCCTGTTGGAGGGAGTAGGGTTAGAAGATGGAAGGATGAAAATACAGCTGTGATATTGTGGTGAGTTAACACCACTAACTTGTCTAAGAAAAGAGATTTGATACGAGAGAGATTCCTATTGAACCAGATTTTTGATGAGTAAGGCATTCAAGCAACCTGATgcatctattttttaaattgtttgtttgtttgttttttgttttgttttgtttttaagaagtcTGGTTTTGTTACGTTATTTAGACATTATCTTATACTAGTCAGGTTATGGTTAGTCTTCTACAGTTATGGTTAGGACTCTATAGTAGCAAGTTTGTAATTTTAGGTTGCTTTTGTGGACTACATAGATATCTGCATAGTTATTAATGAAAAGCAGGAGGTGTATCTTCAATGAAATGGATTCAAGCACTCACATTTGGAGCAAGGCAAACACAGGTAGGTAAGACGTATGATAGGCCAAAAGGGAGTGACAAAGGAAATGCCATCTGATACCCCTAACGCATCTTGACTTCCCTGGGGATGTCAGTCAGGCAAGCTGTGTGGTGCCTTTCTCCTCAGTGCCATGCTCCAAGCATAGCACTGGTGTTCAGAAAACTCACCAGCACATTTGCAAGGGCTCTGACACTTGCCTAAATGCCTCTGTAAGTTAATCGCTCTAGAAAACAAGTAATATGTTTTCCTATGAATATTCTTAgtgttttcatagaatcatagaattattaaggttggaaaagacctctaggatcaagtccaactgtcaaccccacaccaccatgcctcctaaaccatgtcccaaagtgccatgtctacacattttttgaacacctccagggatggtgactccaccacctctctgggcagcctgttccagcacctgaccactctttcagtgaagaaatttttcctaatatccaatctaaacctcccctgatgcagcttgaggcaatttcctctcgtcctattactagtaacttgggagaagaaaccaacatctttcaggtagctgtagagagagAAGAGATCTCCCCtaagcctcctcttctccaaactaaacaaccccagttcccaaTGTTGGAAACCCCTTGTTTCCAATTAGTTTTCTAATTACCAAAGAACTTcatggaaaagatttttaatgttttcagttaGTTTCCTAAATTCTTTTGAAAAGGTCTTGGATAATCAAAAGAACATATTATCTGAACTTCTCCTATGTTTAGAAAGTGATATggctaaaagagaaaatgtttctagtttttatatatatatcaagAGATTAGCTTTGTACCAGAGTTCAGTTACGTCTCCATGGATGAAGACTGTTATTGAGGCAGATCATCCCCCCCGCACCTTGTGCTGTAACTTGGTTTTACTCAGGACACTTGGAAACGCACCTCCTCCTTGGATCCACCCGTTTTTCACAAGGCGATGAAAAAGGGAGTTTTTGTATGTGAGCTCTCTGTCATTGCGGGGAGACTTCACTCCTCCAGAGCACAGGGCGCGGAAATTCTCACAGGTCCTGGGACACACATCcgaaaaaagctggaaaagaaagaagaggaaaacgTGTGAAATTCCTGGCTGACACCCACTGGCCAGATTTCTGCCCCCCCTCCTTTGGCAGGTGAAACCACTGCGCTGGGTGGACTTCTTCCACGCTTTTGCTTCTCTCCTCTGTAACATACCTCAAACAGCAGCCTCCCGATGGGCTGTTCCTCAATGGCTATATCCAGGTGCACAAACACGTGCTGtttgaagcagaaaaacaaatgccGTGAGGGAAAGGCCAGCTCTCTGTGCTGCATTCACTTCCTAACGCAGGCTGGGGTCCAGCTGCCCGGCACAAATGGTCTCAGAAAATGTCTGCAGGACTGTCAATGTGCAACAGCATTcctacatttttgtttaaataaaaatgtagagGATGTTTCACTTCATTCTGGGCAGAAATAATCCTAACAGTGTGTTAAAGCCAACTACTGGGCAGGGCatgcttcttcctcctgtgtTTATTTACATGCCTGTTGCAGCCCATACAGTACAGGCAGGAATAAATGAATCCACAGGAATACCAGACACCCCACCAAAATGGTCATTTCTTGCTCTTCCCAGCCAGGCTCAAATCTGCAGGCCATCGGTGCCATATCTTCTACATTACTCATTATAGtatgacattttatttctctctgctctCAATACCGTGTTGGCTCTGGCCACATCGCACCTCACAGCACCATGGCATTTCAGGGGGTCTTGGCTGGGAAAGGAGAGGTTTGGCACTTGGGTTTTTGGTGGCCAAGAGTAAGGGTACCCAAGGATTTTTGTACGCAAGGGCTGGGTGGTTTGGCATTTTGGAGCAGCACAGTTGCAGCATGGTCATCAATGCGCTTTTGTTGGACTGTTCAGCCCTGAAGCAGTTAATATACGTTGGGCATCGGGGCTAGTGTTTGCCCCTTCCTGGCTGCCAAGGGGCACAGAGGCTCTGCTGTCCTCATCCTCGGCAGGGGATGCTCCCCGCTGGCCTCTTCATCCCCAGCTCTGGCCCTGCCATCACAGGGCAGAAACCAAGAACCTGCCACTGCTGTGCTCacgctccttcctcctcatggaGGGAGAATCTGCCCTTTCCTCTGACAACCTCTCCAGCCCCTTACAGACCTCGTATTCTTCTCGTAAAACAGTGCTACTTGCCTGGCGGTTTTTCAGGTATTTGGTGTAGAAATCCTCAGCAATTGCTTGGTAAAGGGCCTCGGGCTTAAAGTCGCGATAGTCCCACTCACGGTAAGACCACTCGAGCAGCTCCTTCTCGTCGCCGAGCAGCTGGCCACCAACGAAGCACATCACCGAGGAGGCATACGCCCACACCTCACCTCGCAGTTCCTGCATTCCAGAGGGACAACATAAAGCCTCCAGTCATTGTTTACACCTTTAGTGAAAAAACAGTCAGTAATAAGCCACCACGCCTGTAATATTTCTATGCTTTTCCTACTTTTCAAACCACAAATCCTGCCAATGGGAAGGGATTGGGCAGCAGCTTTCAGTGAGGTGCACTGATGTTGCATGCAGTTATGTGCCCTAAAGGTCTGCTACGGGATATCATCATGATGACAGTCACCTGGGTTTCACTTTGGGGACAGCACAGACTGAACAGGAAAAGCGCCTGGAGAGCCCCATCCTGCCCTGATGGTCTCTAGGGACATTAAATAAAGCAGAGTGGAAAAGCCTACTTCTGAAATCCGCGGATGGCACCGAGCTGTGAGATGCTGCATCCCGAGAAGAGGACTCGTGTCCAAAACAACCTGAGGAAAGGAGAattaccttctttttctcctgtaaatATTCATGCCATGCAAATTCTACTAAAGGCTGTATTACAGGATCTGCAAACTTGCTTGGAAACTTCAGCTTCAGAGCCTAGATTTTccaggtaaggaaaaaaaaattgcttacaAGCAGTTTAATACTCCCTAACCCATCCCATGACAGCATGTATTTCCCTCATGACCTACAACCTAAGCCACGTTCTAATCTAGTTATTGCACTGCACCCCTCGTGCTTCTGGCATAATTCCCGAAACTTGCAGAGAAGTTCATGCAAATCGTTCTAAATCCCTGTTTGCAGATGTAGTGGGTGTCTTGTTTTCCTATGAAGGGCTGCTTCACAAATATTATTGAATTATACTGGTACTCCCCCCTGCTTCCACATGAGGTGGATAAAAACAGTGAGATATTCAGAGATGTCTCTGAGCATCACCACTGcatttttgcatgcattttgcAGGCATGGGGACTTGCAGTCTTCCACTGTCCCAGGAGATTGGGCCCAGGGCCTCGGGGCAAGTGACTCGCTCAGTGAAAGCTGCAAGGTGAACGTTTCCAGTCCAGTCCCTGTTGCTTGTACCACTGCCTCAGGAGCACATCGCTGTTTAGATATGGGACACTCCTGACTGTGGATTTAGCCTCATCTCCATGTGCGCTGTAGGCAAGTGCCACAAGCTGAGGCTTAAAGCCAGCCCAGCTGGccttaaaaagaataaagcaaagaaGTGACTTTCTACTGCGCTCCCAGTCACTGCAGCTATCATTGGGATAGcggctggaaaaaaaaaagggaaaaaagccaagagGCACACACCCCCGGCAGCTATCGGCTTGGCTTGTCCTTAGGGCTGCTGATAGATGGCAGAGCTTTGTCAGCTGTAAATAATCCTGGGGAACAAGCCGGGCAGCTAAACTCTTACAGGCAGGGAGGGCATAAAGGTCAGCTTTGTGCACCCCACAGTGGGCTGCAAGCTGTGCACCCGCCGCACGGCTGAGCTTCTCATGGAAAGTCTGCAAAACCCCGTGAGGTTTgcagctcttttctttctcatccgCACCAACAGAGCTGCGTTAAGGGACTTGTCATAAGCTGCCGAGCAAGTCAGGCAGAGCTGCGATGTGCATGCCATCTTAACAGCACTGCACAGCTTTAAAACTTCTTGGAGGGTAGGAACAAGGATGTGAGGCTGCTGCAATGGAAACCCCCGCCCCGAGCAGCGCCAAGCCTGGAGCCCATAAAGCCTTGGTGCCTGTGCCAGCACGTGGCagtgctgaagaaaagcagaaaccccaaaactggaatattttctaagagctgctgctggatgcAGGCATACCTCTGCTTATTTACTTCCCAGCCTGCACCATTCCCTGCTGTTCCCAACCCGGCTCTGGGATTGAAGCCCAGGGATTACCTCTGCCACACACTTGGCCACATGGAAAGCCGGGTCCTGGAGCAGCCCCACCACAGTCACCGCCACCGCCACCCGCCGCGGGCCCATGGTGCTCTGGCCACCACGAGTCCCAGTCTGTCAACAGAGCCCGGCTCCACGGCAACACCAGGCACCAACACACCCCCTCACGCATTTCTAAGTACTTCCCAAGCCTAATGTAAGCGGGTTTCAACCCTGTGGGAGGGTGGGAAATgctctgatttctgttttcccctgaaggaaggaaaaccagaTTAGAGAGAAATGTGTGGCAGAGGACTGAAGCCAGCTCTTTCCAGAGCTCATGATGGGTGCTGTCAGTACGGGATCATTATGTTGTTGCTAACGGTGGCTAATAGATGCCCAGCAAAAAGCAGTAAGAATAAGTAAACACGACAGCAGTGCTTCCCCGttgctctcccagcctccagTGAGCCTCTGCTCAAGGATTTCCTGGTATCTTTTTGATTAATTCCCTTTGGTGGCTCTTTTTCATGTGaatctctttgcttttcagacaaATGTAAAAATCTGGCACCCACAAAATCCTGTGGCAATAAGGCTTACAGCTTAACTACACCCTGTGTAAAGTGTGCATCTCCTTTTGACGCAGAGCCTCCTACGCCCAGCTGAGACATCATTCCCTCCGTCCGCCCAGGCAGAGCTGTACGGGGCAAAGACCAGCGGTTCCAGAGGGGTCGCGGCTTCCACAGCAAAGCTTTGTGCCACCGCAGCAGCTTTGCTCCCTTTCAGCTAACGCAGCATATGCAAAAGTGATTTTGTGGGACAGGTGCAGGTTCTGCATGGGCTTCTGtcagcacagctgggacaggtCCGCTTTCATCTCTGAGCAACATGAATTTTAGAAGACACTGGTGTTAGAAGTGACAAAACTGAATTGTATGTCACCTCAAAAATTTGCCTAATTTTTCACGACATCATGGAGCAATGCAACAATTGTCACATCCCCaggaaaaatacatctttaGGATGTCAAAATCCTATTGCAGATGAGACAGTTGTGattttcctgtgaaaattaTGTGCTGCAGAACAAACCTATcttaaatacaataaaaattatattaatttcccATCTTAG
This Phalacrocorax aristotelis chromosome 3, bGulAri2.1, whole genome shotgun sequence DNA region includes the following protein-coding sequences:
- the PPIL6 gene encoding putative inactive peptidyl-prolyl cis-trans isomerase-like 6, producing MGPRRVAVAVTVVGLLQDPAFHVAKCVAEALKLKFPSKFADPVIQPLVEFAWHEYLQEKKKELRGEVWAYASSVMCFVGGQLLGDEKELLEWSYREWDYRDFKPEALYQAIAEDFYTKYLKNRQHVFVHLDIAIEEQPIGRLLFELFSDVCPRTCENFRALCSGGVKSPRNDRELTYKNSLFHRLVKNGWIQGGDIITGKGDGGESIYGPTFEDESFSIHHKGRGVLGMANKGRHSNSSQFYITFQPAPYLDKKYVAFGQLIEGTDVLQRLEAVPTYNERPEVACKIINCGTFEP